One genomic region from Aquipuribacter sp. SD81 encodes:
- the trmD gene encoding tRNA (guanosine(37)-N1)-methyltransferase TrmD: MRLDVLTVFPEYLAPLRLSLVGRAVERGQIGLHVHDLRTFTHDVHRTVDDAPFGGGAGMLMTPPPWGEALDAVRADGRAELGDDAVPHLLVMSPAGERFDQARAAALATEPWLVLACGRYEGIDERVLDDAARHHRVTPLSIGDYVLAGGEAAALVVVEAVGRLLPGVLGNAASVVEESHSAGLLEAPAYTRPASWRGLDVPAVLTSGDHARVARWRRDSSLRRTAERRPDLLAGRGVDDLDRHDLATLAALGWVPRDGVLARAGT, encoded by the coding sequence GTGCGACTCGACGTCCTCACCGTCTTCCCCGAGTACCTCGCCCCCCTGCGCCTGTCGCTGGTCGGGCGCGCGGTCGAGCGCGGGCAGATCGGCCTGCACGTGCACGACCTGCGCACCTTCACCCACGACGTGCACCGCACCGTCGACGACGCCCCCTTCGGCGGGGGCGCCGGGATGCTCATGACCCCGCCGCCGTGGGGCGAGGCCCTCGACGCCGTCCGCGCCGACGGCCGCGCCGAGCTGGGCGACGACGCCGTCCCGCACCTGCTCGTCATGAGCCCCGCCGGGGAGCGCTTCGACCAGGCGCGCGCCGCCGCCCTCGCCACCGAGCCGTGGCTCGTGCTCGCGTGCGGGCGCTACGAGGGCATCGACGAGCGCGTGCTCGACGACGCCGCCCGGCACCACCGCGTCACCCCGCTCAGCATCGGCGACTACGTGCTCGCCGGCGGTGAGGCGGCCGCCCTCGTCGTCGTCGAGGCCGTCGGCCGGCTGCTGCCCGGCGTGCTCGGCAACGCCGCGAGCGTCGTGGAGGAGAGCCACAGCGCGGGCCTGCTCGAGGCCCCCGCGTACACCCGCCCCGCCTCGTGGCGCGGGCTCGACGTGCCCGCGGTCCTCACCAGCGGCGACCACGCCCGGGTGGCGCGCTGGCGGCGCGACTCCTCGCTGCGGCGCACCGCGGAGCGCCGCCCCGACCTGCTCGCCGGCCGCGGTGTCGACGACCTGGACCGTCACGACCTCGCCACGCTCGCGGCGCTCGGCTGGGTGCCCCGCGACGGCGTCCTCGCCCGCGCGGGCACCTGA
- a CDS encoding amidohydrolase family protein produces MAGPVSGGAGGDAPVLHLTGPVRVDADDVRGQAWVHGGSVTFERPDLPAGTDVVTVDGWVLPGLVDAHCHIGLDAHGAVDRETTERQALTDRDAGTLLARDAGSPADTRWLDDRPDLPRVVRAGRHVARPRRYIRNYAAEVEPDALVAEVRHQARRGDGWVKLVGDWIDRDLGDLAPLWPADVVAAAIDAAHTEGARVTAHCFSEDALPDLLAAGIDGIEHGTGFGPATVAAAADQRVAVVPTLVNIATFPQLAARGEDKFPRWAAHMRALHARRLQNVRDLHEAGVPLFVGTDAGGSLPHGLVAQEVAELVGAGLPPLVAVGAGSWAARRWLGRDGLAEGASADLVVHDADPVTEPGVLAHPRAVVLRGRLVRGGGAEPPDPRGPAVVAH; encoded by the coding sequence GTGGCCGGTCCGGTTAGCGGCGGCGCGGGCGGGGACGCCCCCGTCCTCCACCTCACCGGACCGGTCCGCGTCGACGCCGACGACGTGCGCGGCCAGGCGTGGGTGCACGGCGGCAGCGTCACCTTCGAGCGCCCCGACCTGCCCGCCGGGACCGACGTCGTCACGGTCGACGGCTGGGTCCTGCCCGGTCTCGTCGACGCCCACTGCCACATCGGCCTGGACGCCCACGGCGCCGTCGACCGGGAGACCACCGAGCGGCAGGCCCTCACCGACCGCGACGCCGGCACCCTGCTCGCGCGCGACGCGGGCTCGCCCGCCGACACCCGCTGGCTCGACGACCGCCCCGACCTGCCGCGCGTGGTCCGCGCCGGCCGGCACGTCGCGCGGCCGCGGCGCTACATCCGCAACTACGCCGCCGAGGTCGAGCCCGACGCCCTCGTCGCCGAGGTCCGCCACCAGGCCCGCCGCGGCGACGGCTGGGTCAAGCTCGTGGGGGACTGGATCGACCGCGACCTCGGCGACCTCGCGCCGCTCTGGCCGGCCGACGTGGTCGCGGCCGCGATCGACGCCGCGCACACCGAGGGCGCCCGCGTGACGGCGCACTGCTTCTCCGAGGACGCCCTGCCCGACCTGCTCGCCGCGGGCATCGACGGCATCGAGCACGGCACCGGGTTCGGCCCCGCCACCGTCGCCGCGGCCGCCGACCAGCGGGTCGCCGTCGTGCCGACGCTCGTCAACATCGCGACGTTCCCGCAGCTCGCCGCGCGCGGTGAGGACAAGTTCCCCCGCTGGGCCGCGCACATGCGCGCGCTGCACGCCCGTCGGCTGCAGAACGTCCGCGACCTGCACGAGGCGGGCGTGCCGCTCTTCGTCGGCACCGACGCCGGCGGCTCGCTGCCGCACGGCCTGGTCGCGCAGGAGGTCGCCGAGCTGGTCGGCGCGGGACTGCCGCCGCTCGTGGCCGTCGGCGCGGGCTCGTGGGCCGCGAGGCGCTGGCTCGGGCGCGACGGGCTCGCCGAGGGCGCGTCCGCCGACCTCGTCGTGCACGACGCCGACCCCGTCACCGAGCCGGGCGTGCTCGCCCACCCGCGGGCGGTCGTGCTCCGGGGCCGCCTCGTGCGCGGCGGCGGGGCCGAGCCGCCGGACCCGCGCGGCCCCGCCGTCGTGGCACACTAG
- a CDS encoding ribonuclease HII, whose amino-acid sequence MSPRPLAPTSRPSLRLARAAMREHRLAWVGGMDEVGRGALAGPVTVGVVVVDPATRSAPPGLDDSKRLTPLQRERLVPRLQRWAPAWAVGHADNDEIDAWGILLALRVAGLRALASLPVPPERLLLDGTYDWLHRPQPTDVQGDLLDGLDEPSDGVDAGPRRIRAPHVPEVPWELSGLAAPAGPPVDLMPKADRRCAAVAAASVLAKVTRDRLMSELGDRDPRWGWQHNKGYSAPEHLAALRLHGPCGHHRRSWNLRVLAEGARPGAPGPRTPDGLAPAVRD is encoded by the coding sequence ATGAGCCCCCGACCCCTCGCCCCGACGTCCCGCCCGTCGCTGCGCCTCGCGCGCGCGGCCATGCGCGAGCACCGGCTCGCGTGGGTCGGCGGCATGGACGAGGTCGGCCGCGGCGCGCTCGCCGGGCCCGTCACCGTCGGGGTCGTCGTCGTCGACCCCGCCACCCGCTCCGCCCCGCCCGGCCTCGACGACTCCAAGCGGCTCACCCCGCTGCAGCGGGAGCGGCTCGTGCCCCGCCTGCAGCGCTGGGCGCCCGCCTGGGCCGTCGGTCACGCCGACAACGACGAGATCGACGCCTGGGGGATCCTGCTCGCCCTGCGCGTGGCCGGGCTCCGGGCGCTGGCCTCGCTCCCGGTGCCACCCGAGCGGCTCCTGCTCGACGGGACCTACGACTGGCTGCACCGGCCGCAGCCGACGGACGTCCAGGGGGACCTGCTCGACGGGCTCGACGAGCCGTCCGACGGCGTGGACGCCGGGCCGCGCCGCATCCGGGCGCCGCACGTCCCCGAGGTGCCGTGGGAGCTGTCGGGCCTGGCCGCCCCGGCCGGCCCGCCCGTCGACCTCATGCCGAAGGCCGACCGCCGCTGCGCGGCCGTCGCGGCGGCCTCGGTGCTGGCGAAGGTGACGCGCGACCGCCTCATGAGCGAGCTCGGCGACCGCGACCCGCGCTGGGGCTGGCAGCACAACAAGGGCTACAGCGCGCCGGAGCACCTGGCCGCCCTGCGCCTGCACGGGCCGTGCGGGCACCACCGGCGCTCGTGGAACCTCAGGGTCCTCGCCGAGGGCGCCCGGCCGGGTGCCCCGGGTCCGCGGACCCCTGACGGGCTCGCACCCGCCGTGCGAGACTGA
- the lepB gene encoding signal peptidase I, with amino-acid sequence MREQPRGWARVRRDLAEVGGTVVVALAIAVVVKTFLVQPFYIPSESMEETLLVGDRVLVSKLEPGPGTLERGDVVVFVDPGGWLPPLAEEPPPHVRALTFVGLLPANSGEHLIKRVIGLPGDTVECCDDEGRLLVNGEPIEEPYLFPGDEPSTLEFAVEVPEGRLWVQGDHRSVSEDSRYQLGQPGGGMVPLENVVGRAVLVMWPFDRFGTLPTPEEVFDGVGGLEGVS; translated from the coding sequence GTGAGGGAGCAGCCCAGGGGGTGGGCACGGGTCCGACGTGACCTCGCCGAGGTCGGCGGCACCGTCGTCGTCGCCCTCGCCATCGCGGTCGTCGTCAAGACGTTCCTCGTGCAGCCGTTCTACATCCCCTCGGAGTCGATGGAGGAGACCCTCCTCGTCGGCGACCGGGTGCTCGTGAGCAAGCTCGAGCCCGGACCCGGCACGCTGGAGCGCGGTGACGTCGTCGTGTTCGTCGACCCCGGCGGGTGGCTGCCGCCGCTGGCGGAGGAGCCGCCCCCGCACGTGCGGGCGCTCACCTTCGTCGGGCTGCTGCCCGCGAACTCCGGCGAGCACCTCATCAAGCGCGTCATCGGGCTGCCCGGCGACACCGTCGAGTGCTGCGACGACGAGGGGCGCCTGCTCGTCAACGGCGAGCCGATCGAGGAGCCCTACCTGTTCCCCGGCGACGAGCCGTCGACGCTCGAGTTCGCCGTCGAGGTGCCCGAGGGGCGCCTGTGGGTGCAGGGGGACCACCGCTCGGTGTCGGAGGACTCCCGCTACCAGCTCGGGCAGCCCGGGGGCGGCATGGTCCCGCTGGAGAACGTCGTCGGGCGCGCCGTCCTCGTCATGTGGCCCTTCGACCGCTTCGGCACCCTCCCGACACCCGAGGAGGTCTTCGACGGCGTCGGCGGCCTCGAGGGCGTCTCCTGA
- the rplS gene encoding 50S ribosomal protein L19: MHTLDSLDSAQLRSDVPEFRAGDTVKVHVKVVEGTRSRIQVFTGVVIRRQGGGVRETFTVRKVSFGVGVERTFPLHSPVIDHVEVASRGIVRRAKLYYLRERRGKAARIRERRETTPSA, translated from the coding sequence ATGCACACCCTCGACTCCCTCGACAGCGCCCAGCTGCGAAGCGACGTCCCCGAGTTCCGCGCCGGCGACACCGTCAAGGTGCACGTCAAGGTCGTCGAGGGCACGCGCTCGCGCATCCAGGTCTTCACCGGTGTCGTCATCCGCCGCCAGGGCGGCGGCGTGCGGGAGACCTTCACGGTCCGCAAGGTGAGCTTCGGGGTCGGCGTGGAGCGCACGTTCCCGCTGCACTCCCCGGTCATCGACCACGTCGAGGTCGCCAGCCGCGGCATCGTCCGCCGCGCGAAGCTGTACTACCTGCGCGAGCGTCGCGGCAAGGCCGCGCGCATCCGCGAGCGCCGCGAGACCACGCCCTCGGCCTGA
- the rpsP gene encoding 30S ribosomal protein S16: MAVKIRLKRMGKIRAPFYRVVVADSRTRRDGRAIEEIGKYHPTEEPSLIEIDSERAQHWLSVGAQPTEQVLNLLKITGDWQTFKGEPGAEGTLKVAAPKADKKVAYEAAMRDAKADGGDAREATTPRRKAAAKAEEPAAEATAETPADTPAETPAEGGQASTEGA, encoded by the coding sequence GTGGCAGTCAAGATCCGTCTCAAGCGCATGGGCAAGATCCGCGCGCCGTTCTACCGCGTCGTCGTCGCCGACTCCCGTACCCGCCGTGACGGCCGGGCGATCGAGGAGATCGGCAAGTACCACCCGACCGAGGAGCCCTCGCTCATCGAGATCGACAGCGAGCGCGCGCAGCACTGGCTGTCCGTCGGCGCCCAGCCGACCGAGCAGGTCCTCAACCTGCTGAAGATCACCGGCGACTGGCAGACCTTCAAGGGCGAGCCCGGCGCCGAGGGCACGCTCAAGGTCGCCGCCCCCAAGGCGGACAAGAAGGTGGCGTACGAGGCCGCCATGCGCGACGCCAAGGCCGACGGCGGCGACGCCCGCGAGGCCACGACGCCGCGCCGCAAGGCCGCCGCCAAGGCCGAGGAGCCCGCGGCCGAGGCGACCGCCGAGACCCCGGCCGACACCCCGGCCGAGACCCCGGCCGAGGGCGGGCAGGCCTCCACCGAGGGCGCCTGA
- a CDS encoding DUF779 domain-containing protein produces MESTTVERVAVTDEAAALLRELTEEHGPLMFHQSGGCCDGSSPMCYPDGDFLTGPSDVHLGTVEVGVERPVDVWMSRPQFEYWKHTHLTIDVVPGRGAGFSLEAPRGVRFLIRSRLFTPEESDWLEEHWVEQRRD; encoded by the coding sequence GTGGAGAGCACGACGGTCGAGCGGGTCGCGGTCACCGACGAGGCGGCCGCGCTGCTGCGCGAGCTCACCGAGGAGCACGGCCCGCTGATGTTCCACCAGTCCGGCGGCTGCTGCGACGGCAGCTCGCCCATGTGCTACCCCGACGGCGACTTCCTCACCGGGCCGTCGGACGTCCACCTCGGAACGGTCGAGGTCGGCGTGGAGCGGCCCGTGGACGTGTGGATGTCGCGCCCGCAGTTCGAGTACTGGAAGCACACCCACCTCACGATCGACGTCGTGCCGGGTCGCGGGGCCGGCTTCAGCCTCGAGGCGCCGCGCGGGGTGCGGTTCCTCATCCGCTCGCGGCTGTTCACGCCCGAGGAGAGCGACTGGCTCGAGGAGCACTGGGTGGAGCAGCGACGCGACTGA
- a CDS encoding DUF2469 domain-containing protein → MSAEDLEKYEAELELQLYREYRDVVGLFSYVVETERRFYLANWVEVTPRGAEGEVWFEVHLADAWVWDLYRPARFVKDVRVVTFRDVNVEEMAKSDLQVPKGDFGS, encoded by the coding sequence GTGAGCGCGGAGGACCTGGAGAAGTACGAGGCCGAGCTCGAGCTGCAGCTGTACCGCGAGTACCGCGACGTCGTGGGGCTGTTCAGCTACGTGGTGGAGACCGAGCGCCGCTTCTACCTGGCCAACTGGGTCGAGGTGACCCCGCGGGGCGCGGAGGGCGAGGTGTGGTTCGAGGTGCACCTCGCCGACGCGTGGGTGTGGGACCTGTACCGCCCCGCGCGCTTCGTCAAGGACGTCCGTGTCGTCACCTTCCGCGACGTGAACGTCGAGGAGATGGCGAAGTCGGACCTGCAGGTGCCGAAGGGCGACTTCGGGTCCTGA
- the rimM gene encoding ribosome maturation factor RimM (Essential for efficient processing of 16S rRNA) — protein MGPSASTSSTSTAAEPTLSTTGPTPEAADDEPRWLVVGRLGRAHGLRGEVTVLLRTDDPERRLAPGAVLATDPDVGDLVVAGARTHQGRWLLALEGVADRDAAEALRDVELLVDATDDAPEPDAWHVADLVGLRAVSIGGHRLGTVTGLEHGPAQDLLVVRPAAGGPAVRVPFVTALVPEVDVAGGTVTLDPPGGLFEDPAGDG, from the coding sequence ATGGGCCCGTCCGCGTCGACATCGTCGACCTCGACGGCCGCTGAGCCGACCCTGAGCACGACCGGCCCCACCCCCGAGGCGGCCGACGACGAGCCGCGCTGGCTCGTGGTCGGCCGCCTTGGGCGTGCCCACGGCCTGCGCGGTGAGGTGACGGTCCTGCTGCGCACCGACGACCCCGAGCGCCGGCTCGCGCCCGGCGCCGTCCTCGCCACCGACCCCGACGTCGGCGACCTCGTCGTGGCGGGCGCCCGCACCCACCAGGGCCGCTGGCTGCTCGCGCTCGAGGGCGTCGCCGACCGCGACGCCGCCGAGGCGCTGCGCGACGTCGAGCTGCTCGTCGACGCCACCGACGACGCGCCCGAGCCGGACGCCTGGCACGTGGCCGACCTCGTCGGGCTGCGGGCGGTCTCCATCGGCGGGCACCGACTCGGCACCGTCACCGGCCTCGAGCACGGCCCGGCCCAGGACCTCCTCGTCGTGCGCCCCGCGGCGGGCGGCCCCGCCGTCCGGGTGCCCTTCGTCACCGCGCTCGTGCCCGAGGTCGACGTCGCGGGCGGCACGGTCACGCTCGACCCGCCGGGCGGGCTCTTCGAGGACCCGGCCGGGGACGGCTGA
- the adh gene encoding aldehyde dehydrogenase, giving the protein MTVYSAPGTEGSIAAYDSRYDNWIGGQFVAPVRGRYFENPSPVTGKAFTEVAQSTHEDIDLALDAAHKAAPAWGRTSLAERSVVLNRIADRMEENLERLAVLETWDNGKAVRETLAADLPLAVDHFRYFAGVLRAQEGHLSQIDADTVAYHFKEPLGVVGQIIPWNFPILMATWKLAPALAAGNAVVLKPAEQTPASIMEWVTLVGDLLPEGVLNIVNGFGVEAGKPLASSSRIAKIAFTGETTTGRLIMQYASNNLIPVTLELGGKSPNVFFEDVARSDDEFYDKCLEGFTMFALNQGEVCTCPSRGLIQESIYDKFLADATERTKHVQQGNPLDTDTMMGAQASNDQLEKILSYIEIGKAEGARVVTGGERADLGGDLTDGYYVTPTIFEGRNDMRIFQEEIFGPVVSVTSFRDYDHAMEIANDTLYGLGAGVWSRDINTAYRAGRDIKAGRVWTNCYHDYPAHAAFGGYKQSGIGRENHAMMLDHYQQTKNLLVSYRPNKLGFF; this is encoded by the coding sequence ATGACCGTCTACAGCGCCCCCGGCACCGAGGGCAGCATCGCGGCCTACGACAGCCGCTACGACAACTGGATCGGCGGGCAGTTCGTCGCGCCGGTCCGCGGGCGCTACTTCGAGAACCCGAGCCCGGTCACGGGCAAGGCGTTCACGGAGGTCGCGCAGAGCACCCACGAGGACATCGACCTCGCCCTCGACGCCGCGCACAAGGCCGCACCGGCGTGGGGCCGGACGTCGCTCGCGGAGCGCTCGGTCGTCCTCAACCGGATCGCGGACCGCATGGAGGAGAACCTCGAGCGCCTCGCCGTCCTCGAGACGTGGGACAACGGCAAGGCCGTCCGCGAGACCCTCGCCGCCGACCTGCCGCTCGCGGTCGACCACTTCCGGTACTTCGCGGGTGTGCTCCGTGCCCAGGAGGGGCACCTGTCGCAGATCGACGCCGACACGGTCGCCTACCACTTCAAGGAGCCGCTCGGCGTCGTCGGGCAGATCATCCCGTGGAACTTCCCGATCCTCATGGCGACGTGGAAGCTCGCCCCGGCGCTGGCCGCGGGCAACGCCGTCGTGCTCAAGCCCGCCGAGCAGACGCCCGCCTCGATCATGGAGTGGGTCACGCTCGTCGGCGACCTGCTCCCCGAGGGCGTCCTCAACATCGTCAACGGCTTCGGCGTCGAGGCCGGCAAGCCGCTGGCGTCCAGCAGCCGGATCGCCAAGATCGCCTTCACGGGCGAGACGACGACCGGCCGGCTGATCATGCAGTACGCCTCGAACAACCTCATCCCCGTCACCCTCGAGCTCGGCGGCAAGAGCCCCAACGTGTTCTTCGAGGACGTCGCCCGCTCCGACGACGAGTTCTACGACAAGTGCCTCGAGGGCTTCACGATGTTCGCCCTCAACCAGGGCGAGGTGTGCACATGCCCCTCGCGCGGCCTCATCCAGGAGTCGATCTACGACAAGTTCCTCGCCGACGCGACGGAGCGCACCAAGCACGTGCAGCAGGGCAACCCGCTCGACACCGACACGATGATGGGCGCGCAGGCGAGCAACGACCAGCTCGAGAAGATCCTGTCCTACATCGAGATCGGCAAGGCCGAGGGCGCCCGCGTCGTCACCGGCGGCGAGCGCGCCGACCTCGGCGGCGACCTCACCGACGGCTACTACGTGACGCCGACGATCTTCGAGGGCCGCAACGACATGCGGATCTTCCAGGAGGAGATCTTCGGCCCGGTCGTGTCGGTGACGTCGTTCCGCGACTACGACCACGCCATGGAGATCGCCAACGACACCCTCTACGGCCTCGGGGCCGGCGTGTGGTCCCGCGACATCAACACCGCCTACCGGGCCGGGCGCGACATCAAGGCCGGCCGGGTGTGGACGAACTGCTACCACGACTACCCCGCGCACGCGGCGTTCGGCGGCTACAAGCAGTCCGGCATCGGCCGCGAGAACCACGCGATGATGCTCGACCACTACCAGCAGACGAAGAACCTGCTCGTGAGCTACCGGCCCAACAAGCTCGGCTTCTTCTGA
- a CDS encoding RNA-binding protein, translated as MLADAVEHLVTGIVSHPEDVQVVERGTRRGPLVQVRVHPDDIGRVIGRAGRTATAIRTVVNALSEDGPVRVDIVDLDGR; from the coding sequence GTGCTGGCGGACGCCGTCGAGCACCTCGTCACCGGCATCGTCTCCCACCCGGAGGACGTGCAGGTCGTCGAGCGCGGCACCCGCCGCGGCCCGCTCGTGCAGGTGCGCGTGCACCCCGACGACATCGGCCGCGTGATCGGCCGCGCCGGGCGCACCGCGACGGCCATCCGCACGGTCGTCAACGCCCTGAGCGAGGATGGGCCCGTCCGCGTCGACATCGTCGACCTCGACGGCCGCTGA
- a CDS encoding magnesium chelatase domain-containing protein: protein MSGTRLGRTVCAALLGLDGHPVEVEAQVSQGLVQWIVTGLPDAGVLEARDRVRAALTASGWTAPQQRLTVNLSPAGLPKSGTAFDLGVAVAVLGAMGEVPEHVARMGHVGELGLDGGVRRTPGVLPAVLGLRRAGVRDVVVPASAAAEAALVPGVRVHGVTTLRDAVALHRGEERPPPPPAPQLVAPTGSGPVPGGDLCDVVGQPMGRRALEVVAAGGHHLLMLGPPTKTLQRYRLGLDRRCGCN, encoded by the coding sequence GTGAGCGGCACGCGCCTGGGCCGGACGGTCTGCGCGGCGCTGCTGGGCCTGGACGGGCACCCGGTCGAGGTCGAGGCGCAGGTGAGCCAGGGCCTCGTGCAGTGGATCGTAACCGGCCTGCCCGACGCGGGGGTCCTCGAGGCCCGTGACCGCGTGCGCGCGGCCCTCACCGCGAGCGGCTGGACGGCGCCGCAGCAGCGGCTCACCGTCAACCTGTCGCCCGCGGGCCTGCCCAAGAGCGGCACGGCGTTCGACCTGGGCGTGGCCGTCGCCGTGCTCGGCGCGATGGGCGAGGTGCCGGAGCACGTCGCCCGTATGGGCCACGTCGGCGAGCTCGGGCTGGACGGCGGCGTGCGCCGCACCCCGGGCGTCCTGCCGGCCGTCCTCGGCCTGCGGCGGGCCGGGGTGCGCGACGTCGTCGTGCCCGCGTCCGCCGCCGCCGAGGCGGCCCTCGTGCCCGGGGTCCGGGTGCACGGGGTGACGACCCTGCGCGACGCCGTCGCCCTGCACCGCGGCGAGGAGCGGCCCCCGCCTCCACCGGCGCCACAACTGGTCGCGCCGACCGGCTCCGGGCCCGTCCCCGGCGGGGACCTGTGCGACGTGGTGGGGCAGCCGATGGGCCGGCGCGCGCTGGAGGTCGTCGCGGCCGGCGGGCACCACCTGCTCATGCTCGGCCCGCCAACGAAGACCCTTCAGCGGTACAGGCTCGGGCTTGACCGGAGGTGCGGCTGCAACTAG
- a CDS encoding GAF domain-containing protein: MHDAAHRAGPSAPPDQRGAPPAPGAVRPLVEASWRRSRAAGVDPERPALDVDIDDGTLAELRREHPLSAAMPLLERLLVDVADAGHVLAVSDADGRLLHVVGDGRVRRDLDTLGFTPGALWDESHAGTNAPGTALALDQPVQVVSGEHWALPVHPWTCSAAPVHDAAGGVVGAVDVTGGPEVASPYALALVRAAVAAVEQSLAGGERPVRASPARPRAWLEVLGTDTPTLHVGEESVTLTPRHAEILLVLAAAPAGVTGDVLAESLSEQLLSPVTVRAEVSRLRAVLRRVLGRDAVAARPYRLLLPVRTDAEAVASALARGAHRRALDLYAGPLLPGSEAPVALRARHELEAGLRGTVLRSGSTETLWRWASGGGRDDVEAWQRLVRELPYASPRRSQAVARLDALRRGF, translated from the coding sequence GTGCACGACGCCGCCCACCGGGCCGGGCCCAGCGCCCCGCCCGACCAGCGCGGTGCTCCGCCTGCCCCGGGAGCCGTCCGGCCGCTCGTGGAGGCGTCGTGGCGGCGCAGCCGCGCCGCGGGGGTCGACCCCGAGCGGCCCGCCCTCGACGTCGACATCGACGACGGCACGCTCGCCGAGCTGCGGCGCGAGCACCCGCTGTCGGCGGCCATGCCGCTGCTCGAGCGCCTGCTCGTCGACGTCGCCGACGCGGGGCACGTGCTGGCGGTGTCCGACGCCGACGGCCGCCTGCTGCACGTCGTGGGCGACGGCCGGGTGCGGCGCGACCTCGACACGCTCGGGTTCACCCCCGGCGCCCTGTGGGACGAGTCGCACGCCGGCACGAACGCCCCGGGCACCGCGCTCGCCCTCGACCAGCCGGTCCAGGTGGTCTCCGGCGAGCACTGGGCGCTGCCGGTGCACCCGTGGACGTGCTCGGCCGCGCCCGTGCACGACGCCGCCGGCGGCGTGGTCGGCGCCGTCGACGTGACCGGCGGCCCCGAGGTCGCCTCCCCGTACGCCCTCGCGCTCGTCCGGGCGGCCGTCGCGGCGGTCGAGCAGAGCCTCGCGGGCGGCGAGCGGCCCGTCCGCGCGAGCCCCGCCCGGCCGCGGGCCTGGCTGGAGGTGCTCGGCACCGACACGCCGACGCTGCACGTCGGCGAGGAGTCCGTGACGCTGACCCCGCGGCACGCGGAGATCCTCCTCGTCCTCGCCGCCGCGCCCGCCGGCGTCACCGGCGACGTCCTCGCGGAGTCGCTCAGCGAGCAGCTGCTGTCCCCGGTGACGGTCCGCGCGGAGGTGTCGCGGCTGCGGGCGGTGCTGCGTCGCGTGCTCGGTCGCGACGCGGTCGCCGCCCGGCCCTACCGCCTGCTGCTGCCGGTCCGCACCGACGCCGAGGCCGTCGCGAGCGCCCTCGCGCGCGGGGCGCACCGCCGCGCCCTCGACCTGTACGCCGGGCCGCTGCTGCCGGGCAGCGAGGCACCCGTCGCGCTGCGGGCCCGGCACGAGCTGGAGGCCGGCCTGCGCGGCACCGTCCTGCGCTCGGGCTCGACCGAGACGCTGTGGCGGTGGGCCTCCGGTGGCGGCCGCGACGACGTCGAGGCGTGGCAGCGGCTGGTGCGCGAGCTGCCGTACGCCTCGCCGCGCCGGTCGCAGGCCGTCGCGCGGCTCGACGCGCTGCGCCGCGGGTTCTGA
- a CDS encoding YraN family protein, with protein sequence MTTQADKAATGRLGEELVRDRLVAAGWRVLDANWRSRARDCPGELDVVALDPDGDVVVVEVRTRRGGRCGSALESVGPGKVRRLRRLFGVWWGEQSPADRVRHAGGVRVDVVAVQLGPDGQADVEHVRGVG encoded by the coding sequence ATGACGACGCAGGCGGACAAGGCGGCGACGGGCCGGCTGGGGGAGGAGCTCGTCCGCGACCGGCTGGTCGCGGCGGGCTGGCGGGTGCTCGACGCGAACTGGCGCAGCCGCGCCCGCGACTGCCCGGGTGAGCTCGACGTCGTCGCGCTCGACCCGGACGGTGACGTCGTGGTCGTCGAGGTGCGCACCCGGCGCGGCGGGCGCTGCGGCAGCGCGCTGGAGTCCGTCGGCCCGGGCAAGGTGCGCCGGCTGCGCCGGCTGTTCGGGGTGTGGTGGGGCGAGCAGAGCCCCGCCGACCGGGTCCGGCACGCCGGCGGCGTCCGGGTCGACGTCGTCGCGGTGCAGCTCGGTCCCGACGGGCAGGCCGACGTCGAGCACGTGCGGGGTGTGGGGTGA